DNA sequence from the Candidatus Fluviicola riflensis genome:
CGCTTGGCATAGCAATGTTATTTATGGTTATTAATACTGTTATTACAATTCAATAGCTTCTAAAATGAAGCACTCCCGTCGATTAAACAGGAGTGCAAAGATATAAAAATAAGTTTTTCCACATCGGGTTGATGCGAAAAAGACGGAAATTATTTCACTACTACCTTATTTTTCACTTCCTCAACAAACGTTTTTGCCGGTTTGAAAGAAGGAATATTGTGTGCTGGAATAATGATCGTGGTATTTTTAGAAATATTACGACCTGTTTTCTCCGCTCTCACCTTCACTACGAAGCTTCCGAAACCTCTCAAATAAACATTCTCATTTT
Encoded proteins:
- a CDS encoding integration host factor subunit beta translates to MTKADIVAEIAEETGLERNEVQKAVEAFMTSIKSSLAKNENVYLRGFGSFVVKVRAEKTGRNISKNTTIIIPAHNIPSFKPAKTFVEEVKNKVVVK